Proteins encoded together in one Jaculus jaculus isolate mJacJac1 chromosome 7, mJacJac1.mat.Y.cur, whole genome shotgun sequence window:
- the Pnma1 gene encoding paraneoplastic antigen Ma1 produces the protein MAMTLLEDWCRGMDVNSQRALLVWGIPVNCDEAEIEEALQAAMPHVPYRVLGRMFWREENAKAALLELTGAVDYSLIPREMPGKGGMWKVMFKPPTSDAEFLERLHLFLAREGWTVQDVARVLGFQNPASAPSPEMSAEMLNYVLDNVIQPLVESIWYKKLTLFSGKDILGPGEETFETWLEHTNEVIEGWQVSDVEKRRRLMESLRGPAADVIRILKSSNPAITTVECLKALEQVFGSVENSRDVQVRFLNTYQNPGEKLSAYVIRLEPLLQKVVEKGAIDKENVNQARLEQVIAGANHSGAIRRQLWLTGAGERPAPNLFQLMVQIREEEAKEEEEEAEAALLQLGLDGNF, from the coding sequence ATGGCGATGACGCTGTTGGAAGACTGGTGCAGGGGCATGGATGTAAACTCCCAGAGAGCGCTGCTCGTTTGGGGGATCCCGGTGAACTGTGATGAGGCCGAAATCGAAGAGGCCCTTCAGGCTGCGATGCCCCACGTTCCCTATCGAGTACTTGGGAGAATGTTCTGGAGGGAAGAAAATGCAAAAGCAGCCTTGTTAGAGCTCACTGGAGCAGTTGATTATTCCTTGATCCCCAGGGAGATGCCAGGGAAAGGAGGGATGTGGAAGGTGATGTTCAAGCCCCCCACATCTGATGCTGAGTTTTTAGAACGGTTGCACCTCTTCCTAGCTAGAGAGGGGTGGACTGTGCAAGATGTTGCCCGTGTCCTTGGGTTTCAAAACCCGGCTTCGGCTCCAAGCCCAGAAATGTCGGCAGAGATGCTCAATTATGTTTTGGATAATGTTATTCAGCCTCTTGTTGAGTCCATATGGTACAAGAAATTAACGCTGTTCTCCGGGAAGGACATCCTGGGGCCTGGCGAGGAGACCTTTGAAACCTGGCTGGAGCACACTAATGAGGTCATAGAGGGTTGGCAGGTGTCTGATGTAGAAAAAAGACGGCGTTTGATGGAGAGTCTGAGAGGCCCCGCTGCGGATGTCATTCGCATCCTCAAGTCCAGCAACCCCGCCATCACCACTGTGGAATGCCTGAAGGCTCTTGAGCAGGTGTTTGGGAGCGTGGAGAACTCTAGGGACGTTCAGGTCAGATTTCTGAACACTTATCAGAATCCAGGAGAAAAGTTATCTGCTTATGTCATTCGTTTGGAGCCTCTGTTGCAAAAGGTTGTGGAAAAGGGAGCCATTGATAAAGAGAATGTGAACCAGGCTCGCCTGGAGCAGGTCATTGCTGGAGCCAACCACAGTGGGGCCATCCGAAGGCAGCTGTGGCTGACGGGGGCTGGGGAAAGACCGGCACCCAATCTCTTCCAGTTGATGGTACAGATCCGCGAGGAGGAAgccaaagaggaggaggaggaggctgaggcCGCCCTCCTGCAGCTAGGCCTGGATGGGAACTTCTGA